From Styela clava chromosome 6, kaStyClav1.hap1.2, whole genome shotgun sequence, one genomic window encodes:
- the LOC120331887 gene encoding uncharacterized protein LOC120331887, whose translation MKSLLVLIVLLTTLYENVQSYTWGVPDTACDFFTPSHIGRNRKPAEDYYKLSSKKMMFSPGETIEIKVMGRYLRSKYTYTGFLMSVRKDQESFGTWEESFDHEHINCNRKIGSAIADSNQFPRVVGQDVYRWTAPDECEYDQMYYVSATIVKSKREFLDGLMLPLKCVHKSKNVDDSCSRQFYAIPEGANTSFELDNPGNWTDDKNSKIPWTWRTGSTPSPGTGPKNANDGNYYLYMEASFPSRRGQKAILVSPPGLSGCLCFRFAYHMYTDEDVKFYCSVNGKNVPCQHPEYSYENENSAPLDTRRDKWINSWISINEPGNVEIKIIGQRGNTFRGDIGLDNFTFTPGVCIEDEKIDLNFE comes from the exons ATGAAGAGTTTATTAGTTCTCATCGTTTTACTCACAACACTATATGAGAATGTTCAATCATACACATGGGGAGTCCCAGACACTGCTTGCGATTTCTTCACCCCTTCTCATATAGGAAGAAACAGAAAACCGGCTGAAGATTACTACAAGCTTTCTTCAAAGAAAATGATGTTTTCACCTGGAGAAACTATCGAAA tcAAAGTGATGGGAAGATACCTAAGATCAAAATATACATACACTGGTTTTTTGATGTCG GTGCGCAAAGACCAAGAATCCTTTGGGACGTGGGAAGAATCATTTGATCATGAACACATTAACTGTAACAGAAAGATAGGTAGCGCTATTGCTGATTCAAACCAATTTCCCAGAGTAGTGGGACAAGATGTCTACAGATGGACTGCTCCAGACGAATGCGAATATGATCAAATGTATTATGTCAG CGCCACCATAGTGAAGTCAAAACGTGAATTTCTGGATGGATTGATGCTTCCATTGAAATGTGTGCACAAGTCAAAAAACGTTGATGATAGCTGTTCAAGACAATTTTATGCAATACCCGAAG GTGCCAATACTTCATTTGAGTTGGACAATCCAGGAAATTGGACCGatgataaaaattcaaaaataccttgGACGTGGAGAACTGGCAGCACACCGTCCCCTGGGACAGGGCCAAAAAATGCCAATGACGGAA ATTACTATCTATACATGGAAGCCAGTTTTCCCTCCAGAAGAGGCCAGAAAGCAATTTTAGTCAGCCCTCCAGGACTGAGTGGTTGTCTTTGTTTCCGATTCGCTTATCACATGTACACAGATGAAGACGTAAAGTTTTATTGCTCAGTAAATGGCAAGAATGTACCGTGTCAGCATCCAGAATATTCGTATGAAAACGAGAATTCTGCTCCACTTGACACAAGGAGAGATAAATGGATCAATTCTTGGATTTCAATAAATGAACCAGGAAATGTGGAG aTTAAAATCATTGGACAGCGTGGAAATACATTCCGTGGAGATATTGGATTAGACAACTTTACCTTCACTCCTGGTGTTTGTATAGAAGAcgaaaaaatagatttaaattttgaataa